TAGATCTGCGCATGTTTTGCAGTTGTTTTAGCACAGCCACTGCTAGTGAAGTGTAGTActggtgcttttcttttctgCTAGCAGCCTAGCAGTAGTGTATGGCGCTAGCCTTTCTGTCCACCGCCTGACAAGCCTGGCCCACCGGCAGTCTCACcgcacaaaaagaaaagagaagaaagatgaAGAGACGGGGATACGAACAAGAATTCTGGCCTGACCGGAGCAGATCTGGTTCAGCTAGTACCAGCAGTAGCGTACTTTACCCTGCCACGTGGGAGCAGGATCACGCACCGGGCCCACCTGCCATTCGCCACCTCTCTCCAcagaacccccccccccccaccagcACTCTTTATGGCGACGCGACCCTGCCGCGCTGCTCCGCCGTGGAGTGGGGCTGCCGGTGCCGGATCGCCAATTAACTCCGTTGCCTTTCACGGCGTGTCACGGCGACCGGACACCTCActccctttccctttccctCGCCACCGAGCTAGAGCAGTGGtggcggtgcgggcggtggcaggCAGTGACACACCACGTTCTCCCCACGCCCGTGTGGGGGCAGCCCTGCCTGCTCGCCCCGTCCATCTCCATCCCTCTCCCACCTAATCTTCTTCTAGCATGCAGTATGCAAAGATCTGCTGGTAGTGCTGGTAACGGCAGCTGATTCACAGGTGAGGATGATGCACTGTAGCGGTGCTCGGAATCTGTAGCGAATAATCTGGAATGCAATGCTGCACCACCGACAGAGGAAAAAAAGAGTCTTCTTGTTGAGTTTGGTGCCAACAAGCCATTAGTGACCGACATGTTGGATGCAGCGGATGGGCACGGGCAGTGAATTGGTCCCCATAGAATAGTGTCACTTATTGCAAGTTTTCTGGCCGCATTGATCTTCTAATCACTGTACTTGAATTCCTGAACGGTGAATGCGTCTAGAATTGCCAGGGCTCATGCATGAGATGCAAATGAGTTAGTAAGAAATGTTCTTTCTGTCATCTAATCACTGCTTTGGTttgcggcctgttcgcttcagcttattcctGAACTACCGAATGCTGCTTGCGCTCCTTTTTCTGCGTTGTAACTACTTGTAGTAattaatttctacaaatttatttgttgtgaaaaaaaaactgaaaggCTGCTGCTTCGGTTGGATGAATGGTTGCTCTGCAGGTCCATCAGGAACAGCACGGCCCGGCGGAATCTGGCGTACCTGTCGTGCGGGACAGGCAACCCAATCGACGACTGCTGGCGCTGTGACCAGGACTGGCACAAGAACCGCCAGCGCCTGGCTGACTGCGGCATCGGCTTCGGCCGCAACGCCATCGGTGGCCGTGACGGCAAGATATACGTCGTCACCGACCCCAGCGACGACGATGCGGTCAACCCGCGCAAGGGCACCCTCCGCTATGGGGTCATCCAGGACGAGCCACTCTGGATCATCTTCAAGCGGGATATGGTCATCACGCTCAAGCAGGAGCTCATCATGAACAGCTTCAAGACCATCGACGGCCGCGGCGCCAACGTGCACATCTCTGGCGGCGCCTGCATCACCATCCAGTACGTCTCCAACGTCATCATCCACGGGCTCCACATCCACGACTGCAAGCCCACAGGGAACGCCATGGTGCGAAGCTCGCCCAGCCACTACGGGTGGCGCACCATTGCCGACGGCGATGCTGTGTCAATCTTTGGCGCCAGCCACATTTGGGTGGACCACTGCTCGCTCTCAAACTGTGCTGATGGCCTGATCGATGCAATCATGGGATCCACGGCCATTACTGTGTCCAACAACTACTTCACCCACCACAACGAGGTAGTACGTCCTCCTGCTAGATCCTATGCGCTTGATTTTCCTCATCCTGCAAGACTTAAGTGCGTCTGTGCAATGtccttttgttttctgaaaTCTGGCGGAATCTGCATGGTTGGCGCAGATATGCCAAGAACTAGTTTGTTTTATGCCGTACAAGCATAATTTAGCACAAATTCCTTAATTCCAATTATTCTCCCAAATCTAACCAGAAGTTGTCGGTTGCATATGCTGAGGATATTGCTGTAGTATCTGACTGTCACGTGCATAACGGGATTCTTTTGGCGTTTTCTGCAAGCAATCTGGTTTGATTCTCAACAATTGGTGAAACTGGAATTGATGCAGGTGATGCTTCTGGGCCACAGTGACTCCTATGTGAAGGACAAGGCAATGCAGGTGACAATAGCCTTCAACCATTTCGGCGAAGGTCTCATCCAGAGAATGCCAAGGTGAATTCATGAACTGAACT
This portion of the Setaria viridis chromosome 7, Setaria_viridis_v4.0, whole genome shotgun sequence genome encodes:
- the LOC117865005 gene encoding probable pectate lyase 8, which produces MTEAAAAPAAAFGARRAGLAVALLLVLVVVAALAGGGSGGKALHGLRHRSTEAAAAVAGGARRWLRDSSWPAAAAAATPRAGGDDDGPVAGAVEDPEAVVDDVHVSIRNSTARRNLAYLSCGTGNPIDDCWRCDQDWHKNRQRLADCGIGFGRNAIGGRDGKIYVVTDPSDDDAVNPRKGTLRYGVIQDEPLWIIFKRDMVITLKQELIMNSFKTIDGRGANVHISGGACITIQYVSNVIIHGLHIHDCKPTGNAMVRSSPSHYGWRTIADGDAVSIFGASHIWVDHCSLSNCADGLIDAIMGSTAITVSNNYFTHHNEVMLLGHSDSYVKDKAMQVTIAFNHFGEGLIQRMPRCRHGYFHVVNNDYTHWEMYAIGGSAEPTINSQGNRYLAPTNPFAKEVTKRVETAQTVWQSWNWRSEGDLLLNGAYFTPSGAGASASYSRASSLGAKSSSMVGSITSDAGALSCRKGVAC